Proteins encoded in a region of the Zea mays cultivar B73 chromosome 4, Zm-B73-REFERENCE-NAM-5.0, whole genome shotgun sequence genome:
- the LOC103654201 gene encoding uncharacterized protein — protein sequence MEEIDAAKLTKDNVDVRLKWLGLFHRYKHQCTPTDSTPPAMVVVAVGRSDPASVTRTKQPSVSVDLCIDIICSLHKDANDRSSTQALLDHPFLSVYDLHAGRMGSPLATFK from the exons ATGGAGGAGATCGACGCCGCCAAGCTCACCAAGGACAACGTCGACGTCCGCCTCAAGTGGCTTGGCCTCTTCCACCGCTACAAGCACCAGTGTACACCCACTGATTCTACACCCCCTGCAATG GTTGTTGTTGCTGTTGGTAGGAGCGACCCCGCGAGCGTGACACGGACAAAGCAGCCTTCGGTGTCAG TGGACTTGTGCATCGACATAATTTGCAGTCTCCATAAGGATGCTAATGATAGGTCCTCAACACAAGCCTTATTG GACCATCCATTCTTGAGTGTGTATGACCTGCATGCAGGTAGGATGGGATCTCCCCTCGCCACCTTCAAGTAA